One window from the genome of Leucobacter aridicollis encodes:
- the secF gene encoding protein translocase subunit SecF: MARSFAEFGNALYTGEKSIDFVGRRKLWYTISAVLLIIAVVGPFLRGGFQLGIEFTGGSQFQVHVANSQDRDPDVAAKAVAETLPGSAPRISVLGQNEVRVQTEALDDAQNKAVTEALAKGYGVDADEVTYSFIGPVWGQDITKQAIIALVVFILLAALVMAIYFRTWKMSLAAMLALFHDLIITAGVYGLAGFEVTPAAMIGFLTILGYSLYDTVVVFDKIRENTSPGELSDSRTYSEAVNLAVNQTLVRSINTSVVALLPVASILFVGAGLLGAGTLRDISLALFIGILAGAYSTIFVASPAYAHLRVGEREIKERDERILRQRAKQVESDLVEAAPAS; the protein is encoded by the coding sequence ATGGCTCGCTCATTCGCTGAATTTGGCAATGCCCTCTACACCGGCGAGAAGTCGATCGACTTCGTTGGCAGGCGCAAGCTGTGGTACACGATCTCGGCAGTCCTGTTGATCATCGCCGTCGTTGGTCCCTTCCTGCGCGGCGGGTTCCAGCTGGGAATCGAGTTCACTGGTGGAAGCCAGTTCCAGGTGCACGTGGCGAACAGTCAGGATCGCGATCCTGACGTGGCCGCCAAGGCTGTCGCCGAGACGCTGCCGGGCTCTGCGCCTCGTATCTCGGTGCTCGGCCAGAATGAGGTCCGCGTGCAGACCGAAGCGCTCGATGATGCCCAGAACAAGGCAGTCACCGAAGCGCTCGCCAAGGGCTACGGAGTCGACGCTGATGAGGTCACGTACTCGTTCATCGGCCCCGTCTGGGGGCAAGACATCACGAAGCAGGCGATTATCGCCCTCGTCGTGTTCATCCTGCTTGCTGCTCTTGTCATGGCGATCTACTTCCGCACCTGGAAGATGTCGCTTGCAGCGATGCTTGCGCTGTTCCATGACCTCATCATTACAGCGGGCGTCTACGGTCTCGCCGGGTTTGAGGTCACCCCAGCGGCGATGATTGGCTTCCTGACGATCCTTGGCTACTCCCTGTACGACACCGTCGTGGTGTTCGACAAGATCCGCGAGAACACGAGCCCTGGTGAGCTGAGCGACTCCCGCACATATAGCGAGGCAGTGAACCTCGCAGTGAACCAGACCCTTGTTCGGTCGATCAACACCTCAGTCGTCGCGCTGCTGCCGGTCGCCTCGATCCTGTTCGTTGGCGCTGGCCTACTCGGGGCGGGTACGCTGCGTGACATCTCGCTCGCGCTCTTCATCGGCATCCTCGCAGGCGCGTACTCGACGATCTTCGTCGCATCGCCCGCCTACGCCCACCTTCGAGTAGGCGAGAGAGAGATCAAGGAGCGCGACGAGCGCATCCTGCGTCAGCGCGCGAAGCAGGTGGAGTCCGATCTCGTTGAGGCGGCGCCCGCAAGCTAG
- the secD gene encoding protein translocase subunit SecD: protein MAKSSVAPAVRSARRSLIFLLAIIVGLTGLITLGVFRSDATWTPKLALDLQGGTQILLAANQNDGKAVTGEQLDQAVEILRQRVNASGVSEAEITTQGNNHISVAIPGKVDDATLQRIQASAALDFRGVFLEAAAGAAQPEDTGESVEGADGDAAAGDNAADEAAAGDTAADAATGDSADEPAADGTASDADTGDLYPDPLPSDPADQAWLTPALLEEFASFTCTSDNALEVANAADDKPLITCDETGMLKYVLGPVELSGDVITDAVSQQQSIQGGTGTTGRWEVAITMNKEGSQKFGKVSTRLYGKQPPLNQFAFVLDGKVISAPTMNAQILDGRPAISGNFTKESAQVLADQLKFGALPMSFTVQSQEDISSTLGANQLLGGLLAGLIGLGLVVVYSLFQYRLLGTLTIASLAVAAILTYLLLTFFSWRQGYRLSLAGVAGIIVAIGFTADSFIVYFERIRDQLRDGFGINAAVEGGWKRALRTILASDGVNLLAAVVLFVLAVGNVKGFAFTLGLTTIVDVLVVALFTHPMMTLLARTRVYSGGYKFSGLDPRQLGAVYQGRAKFREPVVASKGSGKKVAKSRGEAERRQTIAERKAAESAGAGKES, encoded by the coding sequence TTGGCGAAATCATCCGTCGCGCCCGCGGTGCGGAGCGCACGTCGCTCGCTCATTTTCCTGCTCGCCATCATTGTCGGACTCACTGGGCTCATCACGCTCGGTGTGTTCCGCAGTGATGCGACCTGGACTCCGAAGCTAGCGCTCGACCTGCAGGGCGGCACGCAGATTCTGCTTGCCGCAAACCAGAACGACGGCAAAGCCGTCACCGGAGAGCAGCTTGACCAGGCTGTGGAGATCCTCAGGCAGCGAGTGAACGCTTCTGGCGTTTCTGAGGCCGAGATCACCACGCAGGGAAACAACCATATCTCGGTTGCGATTCCCGGCAAGGTCGATGACGCAACGCTCCAGCGCATCCAGGCTTCGGCTGCGCTCGACTTCCGTGGGGTCTTCCTGGAAGCGGCCGCTGGTGCGGCGCAGCCCGAGGACACCGGCGAAAGCGTTGAGGGCGCGGATGGGGATGCCGCCGCTGGCGACAATGCCGCCGATGAGGCGGCTGCCGGTGACACTGCGGCAGATGCCGCCACTGGCGACTCGGCAGACGAGCCGGCAGCTGACGGCACTGCCTCGGACGCAGACACCGGCGACCTGTACCCGGATCCGCTCCCGTCGGATCCGGCGGATCAGGCCTGGCTTACTCCTGCGCTTCTCGAGGAGTTCGCGTCGTTCACTTGCACATCAGACAACGCGCTTGAGGTTGCGAACGCCGCTGACGACAAGCCGCTCATCACGTGCGATGAGACAGGCATGCTGAAGTACGTCCTCGGTCCTGTAGAGCTCTCGGGTGACGTCATCACTGATGCTGTCTCGCAGCAGCAGTCGATTCAGGGCGGCACCGGCACTACTGGCCGCTGGGAAGTCGCAATCACGATGAACAAGGAGGGCTCGCAGAAGTTCGGCAAGGTCTCGACCCGCCTCTACGGGAAGCAGCCCCCGCTCAACCAGTTCGCGTTCGTGCTTGACGGCAAGGTCATCTCGGCCCCGACGATGAACGCGCAGATTCTTGATGGTCGCCCGGCGATCTCGGGTAACTTCACCAAGGAAAGTGCCCAGGTGCTTGCCGATCAGCTGAAGTTCGGCGCCTTGCCCATGAGCTTCACCGTGCAGAGCCAGGAAGATATTTCTTCAACCCTTGGTGCAAACCAGCTGCTCGGCGGGCTCCTGGCGGGCCTGATCGGCCTCGGCCTCGTCGTCGTGTATTCGCTCTTCCAATACCGACTGCTCGGCACGCTCACTATCGCCTCGCTGGCGGTCGCAGCGATCCTGACGTACCTGCTGCTCACGTTCTTCTCGTGGCGCCAGGGCTACCGATTGTCGCTCGCCGGTGTCGCGGGCATCATCGTTGCCATCGGCTTCACGGCCGACTCATTTATCGTCTACTTCGAGCGCATCCGAGACCAGCTGCGCGACGGCTTCGGCATCAATGCCGCGGTCGAGGGTGGATGGAAGCGCGCGCTTCGTACAATCCTCGCCTCCGATGGCGTGAACTTGCTCGCTGCAGTCGTGCTGTTCGTCCTCGCCGTCGGCAATGTGAAGGGCTTCGCGTTCACCCTGGGCCTGACAACGATCGTTGACGTGCTCGTTGTCGCACTCTTCACCCACCCGATGATGACGTTGCTCGCCCGGACCCGTGTCTACAGTGGCGGCTACAAGTTCTCGGGGCTCGATCCCCGCCAGCTTGGCGCCGTCTACCAGGGCCGCGCGAAGTTCCGAGAGCCCGTCGTGGCTTCGAAGGGCAGCGGCAAGAAGGTCGCAAAGAGCCGTGGTGAGGCCGAGCGTCGCCAGACGATCGCCGAGCGCAAGGCAGCCGAGTCTGCCGGCGCAGGAAAGGAGAGCTGA
- the yajC gene encoding preprotein translocase subunit YajC has translation MDPMTLIMLGLVAVLIFFMFRNSKKRQAQMAEMQNNMQPGAEVMLQSGIYGTIVSVDEEENRVTVQSGTSTLVVHRNAVGQIVTPADAPVEENEAATLAPDDDPEFGERFAAADDAATEAESTVDSATDSAVDSTIDAATDLGGATTAEKRDDKNSDKE, from the coding sequence ATGGATCCGATGACACTCATCATGCTTGGCCTCGTCGCCGTGCTCATTTTCTTCATGTTCCGCAACAGCAAGAAGCGCCAGGCGCAGATGGCAGAGATGCAGAACAACATGCAGCCGGGTGCAGAGGTCATGCTTCAGTCAGGGATCTACGGCACCATCGTTTCTGTCGATGAGGAAGAGAACCGCGTCACCGTGCAGAGCGGCACGAGCACGCTCGTTGTCCACCGCAACGCTGTCGGCCAGATTGTGACCCCCGCAGATGCACCCGTTGAGGAGAACGAAGCAGCGACGCTCGCTCCCGACGACGACCCAGAGTTTGGCGAGCGCTTCGCTGCGGCTGATGACGCAGCGACTGAGGCAGAGTCGACAGTTGATTCGGCAACTGATTCGGCAGTCGATTCAACAATCGATGCAGCGACAGATCTCGGCGGTGCAACCACCGCTGAGAAGCGCGACGACAAGAACTCCGACAAGGAGTAA
- the ruvB gene encoding Holliday junction branch migration DNA helicase RuvB has protein sequence MSGELSPQALPTEVSYEGALRPGSLAEFVGQEKVREQLGLLLGAAQIDGRTPDHILLAGPPGLGKTTLSMIVATELGVPLQQTSGPAIQHAGDLAAVLSALTPGEVLFIDEIHRMARSAEEMLYLAMEDFKVDIMVGKGAGATSVPLELAPFTLVGATTRAGLLPNPLRDRFGFTAHLEYYATSELEGVLSRAAGLLDFPLHDAGVVEIAGRSRGTPRIANRLLRRVRDYTLVHGTQPDERSVRAALSLYDVDEHGLDRLDREVLRIIVERFAGGPVGLSTLAASVGEEAETIESVVEPFLMRAGLIARSPRGRIATSLGWAHLGIAPPSP, from the coding sequence ATGTCCGGGGAGCTCTCACCCCAGGCGCTGCCAACCGAGGTGAGCTACGAGGGCGCGCTCCGGCCAGGATCGCTCGCCGAGTTTGTCGGACAAGAAAAGGTTCGTGAGCAGCTCGGCCTGCTCCTCGGGGCAGCCCAGATTGACGGCCGCACGCCCGACCATATTTTGCTTGCCGGGCCGCCGGGCCTTGGTAAGACAACTCTGTCGATGATCGTGGCGACCGAGCTCGGGGTGCCGCTCCAGCAGACGTCTGGCCCCGCGATCCAGCACGCAGGTGATCTCGCTGCGGTGCTATCGGCACTCACGCCCGGTGAGGTGTTGTTCATCGATGAGATTCACCGAATGGCACGCAGCGCCGAGGAGATGCTCTACCTTGCGATGGAAGACTTCAAAGTCGACATCATGGTTGGTAAGGGCGCAGGGGCAACGTCGGTTCCGCTCGAGCTTGCCCCCTTTACCCTTGTCGGTGCGACGACGCGAGCTGGCCTGCTGCCGAATCCGCTGCGCGACAGGTTCGGGTTTACCGCGCACCTCGAGTACTACGCCACCTCTGAGCTGGAGGGGGTACTGAGCCGCGCCGCGGGACTACTCGACTTTCCGCTCCACGATGCCGGAGTCGTCGAGATCGCCGGGCGCTCGCGCGGGACGCCGCGCATCGCGAACAGGCTTCTGCGTCGAGTGCGGGACTACACGCTGGTGCACGGCACCCAGCCCGACGAGCGTTCTGTTCGGGCCGCGCTCTCGCTGTATGACGTCGACGAGCACGGGCTCGACAGGCTCGACCGGGAGGTGCTGCGAATCATCGTCGAGCGCTTTGCTGGCGGACCGGTCGGGCTCTCGACTCTGGCGGCCTCGGTCGGGGAAGAGGCTGAGACGATCGAATCCGTTGTCGAGCCGTTCCTCATGCGGGCTGGCCTTATTGCAAGGTCCCCGCGTGGCCGTATCGCGACCTCGCTCGGGTGGGCGCATCTGGGGATCGCCCCACCATCCCCGTAG
- the ruvA gene encoding Holliday junction branch migration protein RuvA, producing the protein MIASLRGEVLASGAGWVVLGVGGVGMRVEVPSGRMAQRTPGEQLFLHTSLVVREDSLTLYGFETEAELATFGFLIGVSGVGPRSGLGVLSELSPGEIVRAVTAEDDKPFRKVSGIGPKTAKLITVSLAGKLSALAFEDAGEEAVVAAPDEALIEAVTEGLQGLGWSEGEARQAVSDARDAGAEMTNAQLLRAALTLLQRGRR; encoded by the coding sequence GTGATTGCTTCGTTACGCGGTGAAGTGCTGGCCTCTGGTGCCGGCTGGGTAGTGCTTGGTGTTGGCGGTGTCGGCATGCGTGTTGAGGTGCCGAGCGGTCGCATGGCGCAGCGCACACCGGGGGAGCAACTCTTCTTGCACACCTCGCTTGTTGTGCGCGAGGATTCGCTCACGCTCTACGGCTTCGAGACCGAGGCGGAGCTCGCGACATTCGGGTTCTTGATCGGCGTCTCGGGAGTCGGGCCCCGATCCGGCCTCGGCGTGCTCTCTGAGCTGTCGCCGGGCGAGATTGTTCGCGCAGTCACCGCCGAAGACGATAAGCCGTTTCGCAAGGTGTCTGGGATCGGCCCGAAGACCGCAAAGCTCATCACTGTTTCGCTCGCTGGCAAGCTGAGCGCGCTCGCGTTCGAGGACGCCGGCGAGGAGGCGGTGGTTGCCGCCCCGGACGAAGCGCTGATCGAAGCCGTCACCGAGGGCCTGCAGGGACTCGGCTGGAGCGAGGGTGAGGCCCGTCAGGCGGTGAGTGATGCCCGTGACGCCGGCGCCGAGATGACGAACGCGCAACTGCTACGAGCTGCGCTCACTCTGCTGCAGCGGGGGCGCCGATGA
- the leuA gene encoding 2-isopropylmalate synthase, whose amino-acid sequence MKNMQQPSGMPIHRYRPYSEIIPVELPDRTWPTKQITEAPRWCAVDLRDGNQALIDPMSPERKRVMFDLLVQMGYKEIEVGFPSASQTDFDFVRQLIEENAIPDDVTIQVLTQAREHLITRTYESLVGAKQAIVHLYNSTSILQRDVVFRSDREGIKQIAVEGAKLCRAAEHICEDTDIYYEYSPESYTGTELEYAAEVCNAVLEVFEPTPERKVIINLPSTVEMATPNVYADSIEWMGRNLNHRENVILSLHPHNDRGTAVAAAELGYMAGADRIEGCLFGNGERTGNVDLVALGINMFTQGIDPQIDFSRLDEVRRTAEYCNQLRVPERSPWAGDLVYTAFSGSHQDAIKKGFERMQADADAAGVSIDEVEWAVPYLPVDPKDLGRSYEAVIRVNSQSGKGGVAYLLKTDHSLDLPRRLQIEFSAVVQGVTDSEGGEVSSDAIWTIFQDEYLPSTGVDGVERWGRYELFRTSSVSAGDGVTNLTVEYRDGDEQREETSQGNGPVDAFINSLNDSGHAVTLFDYVEHAMSEGGDAVAAAYVDLEVDGQRLWGVGIDPDTSRATLKAIVSAVNRSVRNSAAQREAVSA is encoded by the coding sequence ATGAAGAACATGCAGCAGCCCTCCGGTATGCCAATCCACCGCTACCGTCCGTACAGCGAGATCATTCCCGTTGAGCTGCCCGATCGCACCTGGCCGACGAAGCAGATCACTGAGGCGCCACGCTGGTGCGCCGTGGACCTCCGCGACGGCAACCAGGCGCTTATCGATCCCATGAGCCCCGAGCGCAAGCGGGTCATGTTCGACCTGCTCGTGCAGATGGGCTACAAGGAGATCGAGGTCGGGTTCCCATCGGCGAGCCAGACCGACTTTGACTTTGTTCGCCAGCTCATCGAAGAGAACGCGATCCCTGACGACGTTACGATTCAGGTGCTCACTCAGGCGCGCGAGCACCTCATCACCCGCACCTACGAGTCGCTTGTCGGCGCGAAGCAGGCGATCGTGCACCTGTACAACTCGACCTCCATCTTGCAGCGCGATGTGGTGTTCCGCTCAGACCGCGAGGGCATCAAGCAGATCGCCGTCGAGGGAGCCAAGCTCTGCCGTGCGGCTGAGCACATCTGCGAAGACACAGATATTTACTATGAGTACTCTCCTGAGTCGTACACGGGCACAGAGCTCGAATACGCTGCGGAGGTCTGCAACGCCGTGCTCGAGGTGTTTGAGCCGACCCCAGAGCGCAAGGTCATCATCAATCTGCCCTCGACAGTTGAGATGGCGACGCCGAACGTCTACGCCGACTCGATCGAGTGGATGGGGCGCAACCTGAACCACCGTGAGAACGTCATCCTGTCGCTGCATCCCCACAATGACAGGGGCACGGCGGTTGCCGCGGCAGAGCTCGGCTACATGGCTGGCGCCGATCGCATCGAGGGGTGCCTGTTTGGCAACGGTGAGCGAACCGGTAACGTCGACCTCGTCGCGCTCGGCATCAACATGTTCACCCAGGGTATCGACCCGCAGATCGACTTCTCCCGCCTTGACGAGGTTCGCCGCACTGCCGAGTACTGCAACCAGCTGCGCGTCCCCGAGCGGAGCCCGTGGGCGGGTGACCTCGTCTACACCGCGTTCTCCGGCTCACATCAGGACGCGATCAAAAAGGGCTTCGAGCGTATGCAGGCTGACGCCGACGCCGCAGGCGTCTCGATCGATGAGGTCGAGTGGGCAGTCCCGTACCTGCCAGTTGACCCGAAGGATCTCGGTCGCTCGTACGAAGCCGTCATTCGCGTGAACTCCCAGTCAGGCAAGGGAGGCGTTGCCTACCTGCTGAAGACGGACCACTCGCTCGACCTGCCGCGCAGGCTGCAGATTGAGTTCAGTGCCGTGGTGCAGGGTGTCACCGACTCCGAGGGTGGCGAGGTCTCAAGCGATGCCATCTGGACAATTTTCCAAGACGAGTATCTGCCCTCGACAGGGGTCGACGGCGTCGAGCGCTGGGGGCGTTACGAGCTGTTCCGCACGTCAAGCGTCAGCGCTGGCGACGGTGTCACGAACCTCACCGTCGAATACCGTGACGGTGACGAGCAGCGCGAAGAAACCTCCCAGGGCAACGGGCCCGTCGATGCGTTCATTAATTCCCTGAACGATTCTGGTCATGCCGTCACGCTGTTTGATTATGTCGAGCATGCGATGAGCGAGGGTGGTGACGCTGTCGCAGCCGCCTACGTTGATCTCGAGGTTGACGGCCAGCGCCTGTGGGGCGTCGGTATCGACCCTGACACGAGCCGTGCGACGTTGAAGGCAATCGTGTCTGCAGTGAACCGTTCGGTCCGCAACTCAGCTGCGCAGCGCGAAGCGGTTTCCGCTTAG
- a CDS encoding DUF2207 family protein translates to MRKFLRTSSLVLAATGLLAVPTLAASPAFADVDDFSYDSWHVDAEVGVDDAGRAVATVTETISPRFPETDQNRGIVRGIPINYERASTDPRDFTVTDAGGTPVPFEVDDEDGFRIVLVGDDNYVHGPQTYVLSYTLSDVVLPRDDGAADEFYWDLLDFEHVQPVANFSAEVSFSDAIAPSLDGNGRCYFGPPKSTAECAMTGSGTEADPIRVSDLPLGPREGVTVAIGLTPGAVAQPPQRLPNFALDGMPIIIGGAGLATAVAGGISVARFRGKRSTARGTIVPQYDVPTSLPPLLAAPVFGGGAAAPAAAEIIHLAVLGATRLEEDERAGKRKSKRAQIVRVLDPQRAVDELDARTLAALVPGAEPGAAKAIPQKSTKFAEKMTKLTASGAAAAVARGYLEKAHAPGGRAFGYTTIAIGAVLLALGIVGLATRGSALPALFLFGGLLLAGVGVFAAVKHTVHTRLGAETREYLEGVRLFIKVAEEDRITTLQSASGAERREVDGMAVIHLYERLLPYAMLFNLEKEWTKTLQVHYEQQQNYVPYWYPALAVHGLGSFQSTLASYTESLSSSVSYTSSSSGGSTGGGFAGGGGGGGFSGGR, encoded by the coding sequence ATGCGAAAATTTCTGCGGACAAGCTCGCTCGTACTCGCCGCCACGGGTCTACTCGCCGTTCCGACGCTTGCGGCAAGCCCCGCCTTCGCGGACGTCGACGACTTCTCGTACGACTCGTGGCACGTCGACGCCGAAGTCGGAGTGGACGATGCGGGCCGCGCAGTTGCAACGGTGACCGAAACCATCAGTCCACGCTTCCCCGAGACCGACCAGAACCGGGGCATCGTCCGCGGGATCCCGATCAACTATGAACGCGCCTCGACGGATCCGCGCGATTTCACGGTCACCGACGCCGGGGGCACGCCCGTGCCGTTCGAGGTCGACGATGAGGATGGCTTCCGCATCGTACTTGTCGGCGACGACAATTACGTGCACGGCCCCCAAACGTACGTACTGAGCTACACGCTCTCCGACGTCGTGCTCCCCCGCGATGACGGCGCCGCGGACGAGTTCTACTGGGACCTCCTCGACTTCGAACACGTGCAGCCCGTCGCCAACTTCAGCGCCGAGGTGTCGTTTTCCGACGCCATAGCGCCGAGCCTCGACGGCAACGGCAGGTGCTACTTCGGGCCCCCCAAAAGCACGGCCGAGTGCGCCATGACCGGCTCCGGTACCGAGGCGGATCCGATCCGCGTTTCCGATCTCCCGCTCGGCCCGCGGGAAGGCGTCACCGTCGCAATCGGACTCACACCAGGCGCCGTCGCGCAGCCGCCACAGCGCCTGCCAAACTTCGCGCTCGACGGCATGCCGATCATTATCGGAGGGGCCGGTCTGGCGACAGCGGTCGCGGGCGGGATCAGCGTCGCGCGCTTCCGAGGCAAGCGCAGCACTGCTCGGGGAACCATCGTGCCCCAGTACGACGTTCCCACGAGTCTCCCGCCGCTGCTCGCTGCTCCGGTCTTTGGCGGAGGCGCCGCTGCGCCGGCGGCCGCGGAGATCATCCACCTGGCGGTGCTCGGGGCGACTAGGCTTGAAGAGGACGAGCGCGCCGGCAAGAGAAAGAGCAAGCGCGCCCAGATCGTCCGGGTGCTCGATCCACAACGGGCAGTTGACGAGCTCGACGCGCGCACGCTCGCTGCCCTCGTGCCCGGGGCCGAGCCGGGCGCCGCGAAGGCAATTCCTCAGAAGAGCACAAAGTTCGCCGAGAAGATGACGAAGCTGACTGCCTCAGGCGCTGCTGCGGCCGTTGCGCGAGGCTACCTCGAGAAGGCCCACGCGCCGGGCGGACGGGCGTTCGGGTACACGACGATCGCAATTGGAGCGGTGCTGTTGGCGCTGGGGATCGTCGGGCTCGCAACGCGCGGCTCCGCGCTGCCTGCACTCTTCCTCTTCGGCGGCCTGCTCCTCGCCGGAGTTGGCGTGTTCGCCGCCGTCAAGCACACCGTGCACACTCGCCTCGGGGCCGAAACTCGGGAGTACCTTGAGGGAGTTCGCCTCTTCATCAAGGTCGCTGAGGAAGACAGGATCACTACGCTGCAGTCGGCGAGCGGTGCCGAGCGCCGGGAGGTCGACGGCATGGCGGTGATCCACCTATACGAGCGGCTGCTCCCCTACGCGATGCTTTTCAATCTCGAGAAGGAGTGGACGAAGACCCTGCAGGTGCATTACGAGCAGCAGCAGAACTACGTGCCCTACTGGTACCCGGCGCTCGCCGTGCACGGTCTCGGCAGCTTCCAGAGCACGCTCGCGAGCTACACCGAATCGCTGTCAAGCTCGGTGAGCTACACCTCGTCGAGTTCAGGCGGCTCGACAGGCGGAGGCTTCGCTGGCGGAGGCGGCGGAGGCGGTTTCAGCGGAGGCCGCTAG
- a CDS encoding DUF5684 domain-containing protein: MLPSNTPMDEAIAAIFSGTTSVIAIIFYVVFAIAAWKMFSKAGYPGILAFIPIVNVILVVKIAGYSAWMSLLYLIPIVGFIFAIFVALRLGANFGKGGAFSVFLLWMFPVIGYFIIGLGDARYQPRAH, encoded by the coding sequence ATGCTCCCATCGAATACGCCAATGGACGAGGCAATTGCCGCGATCTTCTCAGGCACGACCTCTGTCATCGCCATCATCTTCTACGTGGTATTCGCGATTGCTGCGTGGAAGATGTTCTCGAAGGCCGGCTACCCCGGAATCCTCGCGTTCATTCCCATCGTGAACGTGATCCTCGTCGTGAAGATCGCGGGCTACTCGGCGTGGATGTCGCTGCTCTATCTGATTCCGATCGTCGGCTTTATCTTCGCGATTTTCGTCGCCCTGCGCCTCGGTGCCAACTTCGGGAAGGGTGGCGCATTCTCAGTCTTCCTGTTGTGGATGTTCCCCGTCATCGGATACTTCATCATCGGCTTGGGAGACGCACGGTACCAGCCGCGGGCCCACTAG
- the era gene encoding GTPase Era, whose protein sequence is MNVPDTNSPEAADTANGGEVPASENFRAGFVSFVGRPNVGKSTLTNALVGEKIAITSPKPQTTRRAIRGIAHRPDGQLIIVDTPGIHRPRTLLGERLNALVESMLGDVDVIGFCVPANEKLGPGDRFINDRLNDFPRAKKVAILTKVDEASKSEIFDQLLRLGELREWDAVVPISAVTREQLDILSDELLQLMPVSPPLYDDESSTDESEDDRIAELIREAALREAREELPHSLAVTVDDREEREPESEGELGLLELYASLYVERDSQKGIVIGKGGSRLRQIGEDARREIEALLGRRVYLSLRVKVMKEWQRDPKALGRLGF, encoded by the coding sequence ATGAACGTACCCGACACGAACAGTCCAGAGGCAGCAGACACTGCGAATGGTGGTGAGGTGCCCGCGAGCGAGAATTTCCGGGCAGGATTTGTCTCATTCGTCGGCCGTCCGAACGTCGGTAAGTCGACGCTGACGAACGCGCTCGTTGGTGAGAAGATCGCGATCACGAGCCCGAAACCGCAAACCACGCGCCGGGCGATCCGCGGCATCGCGCACAGGCCAGACGGCCAGCTCATCATCGTCGACACTCCCGGCATCCACCGTCCCCGTACGCTGCTGGGCGAGCGCCTGAATGCGCTCGTCGAGTCGATGCTCGGCGACGTCGACGTCATCGGGTTTTGCGTCCCAGCGAATGAGAAGCTCGGTCCTGGCGACAGGTTCATCAATGACAGGCTGAACGATTTTCCGCGGGCGAAGAAGGTTGCGATTCTCACGAAGGTTGACGAGGCATCAAAGTCGGAGATCTTTGACCAACTCCTGCGCCTGGGGGAGCTGCGCGAGTGGGACGCAGTGGTGCCGATTTCTGCTGTCACCAGAGAGCAGCTCGACATCTTGAGCGATGAGCTGCTGCAGCTGATGCCTGTGTCGCCGCCGCTCTACGACGATGAGTCGTCAACAGACGAGTCTGAAGACGACAGGATCGCCGAACTTATTCGCGAGGCAGCGCTCCGCGAAGCCCGTGAGGAGCTTCCACACTCACTCGCTGTGACCGTCGACGACCGCGAAGAGCGTGAGCCAGAGAGCGAGGGCGAACTTGGGCTGCTCGAGCTTTATGCATCGCTCTACGTCGAGCGCGACAGTCAGAAGGGCATCGTTATCGGCAAAGGTGGCTCTCGCCTGCGTCAGATTGGCGAAGACGCACGGCGCGAGATCGAGGCGTTGCTCGGACGCAGGGTCTATCTGTCGCTCCGCGTGAAGGTGATGAAGGAGTGGCAGCGCGACCCGAAGGCGCTCGGCAGGCTTGGGTTCTAG